The Flavobacterium piscisymbiosum genome includes a region encoding these proteins:
- a CDS encoding McrB family protein yields MKEFKNVILYDWVDFFKSISTALDLIGQNRKNRNHDLKEKAKNVFGEGHAIYTYSEIDPFSFIYTLAQRNTTNQKKSVFQSCIDVFELETKLPTDWYFPTPTPQTKSLFYNKGKYADSNGNTFSVDILWDLFSDVVNDKNLDENNFKDVLSIVNVGVVKFTQTLFLINAKKFLPIDERTTGILTNSINPTKEIKKLGLPKYQEFLNFYKKTFPECYPYEINLFLSQFTGNGKQIPLKKGFCQVSTMVDGQNKKDYYDDFIRNNAVRAGSSGEHKTRGGEYPLEKVFDGDVVLVRRGTKNMAGIGVIIDNEYLEDGYDDDKAIKIVWINKSQRKLNNALGDWTGFNLATDNTIRKIKEVYTDTFDLIDSLTSPNNNTVENKNTINNMTNNNLNQILYGPPGTGKTHRLKNEFFDKFTLKKPSLSREQFLEFFASEMNWWQIISVVVYDLESAKVNDIYDHELVKVKEKLSNSRTVTSTIWEQLQRHTTLDCKNVNVKIKDRSEPLYFSKDEKSNWTIDSELLKQYYPKAFEILDYIQNFTGNEDIVLKNYDLVTFHQSFSYEDFIEGIKPKLEDGETELNFEIKDGIFKKICLKAEANPNNNYAIFIDEINRGNVSAIFGELITLIEEDKRLGAKNELKIKLPYSKSEFGVPSNLYIIGTMNTADRSVEALDTALRRRFCFVEMMPDLEVVSGKNFTDYDRVQIMKKINQRIELLLDRNYTLGHSYFIKEDFTNSFKDEIIPLLQEYFYNDCGKIGLILGRGFVREKEISKNNNASLFADFDTKNEVDIIKSYEIIPFDEIDFKIAIETLLA; encoded by the coding sequence ATGAAAGAATTTAAAAATGTAATTTTATATGACTGGGTTGATTTTTTTAAATCAATTAGTACAGCACTTGACTTAATCGGTCAAAACAGGAAAAATAGAAACCATGATCTAAAAGAAAAGGCAAAAAATGTGTTTGGTGAAGGACATGCAATTTATACATATTCTGAAATAGATCCGTTTTCATTTATTTATACATTAGCTCAAAGAAACACCACCAATCAAAAAAAAAGTGTGTTTCAATCTTGTATTGACGTTTTTGAACTAGAAACTAAACTACCAACGGATTGGTACTTTCCGACACCTACACCGCAAACAAAAAGTTTATTTTATAACAAAGGAAAATACGCTGACAGTAATGGCAATACTTTTTCCGTTGATATTCTTTGGGATTTATTTTCAGATGTTGTAAATGATAAAAATCTTGACGAAAACAATTTTAAAGATGTTTTGTCGATAGTAAACGTAGGAGTGGTAAAATTTACGCAAACACTTTTTCTTATAAATGCCAAAAAGTTTCTGCCCATTGATGAGAGAACTACAGGAATATTAACAAATTCAATTAATCCAACTAAAGAAATAAAAAAATTAGGTCTACCTAAATATCAAGAATTCCTCAATTTCTATAAGAAAACATTTCCAGAATGTTACCCTTATGAGATTAATCTATTTTTAAGTCAATTTACAGGAAATGGAAAACAAATTCCTCTAAAAAAAGGCTTCTGTCAGGTAAGCACTATGGTAGATGGCCAAAATAAAAAAGATTATTACGATGATTTTATTCGAAATAATGCAGTTCGTGCAGGTAGTTCAGGTGAACATAAAACAAGAGGTGGTGAATATCCCCTAGAAAAAGTCTTTGATGGTGACGTAGTTTTAGTTAGAAGAGGAACTAAAAATATGGCTGGTATAGGCGTTATTATAGATAATGAATATTTAGAAGATGGATATGATGATGACAAAGCAATTAAAATTGTTTGGATTAATAAGTCGCAAAGAAAATTAAATAATGCATTAGGTGATTGGACAGGATTTAATTTAGCTACAGATAATACAATTCGAAAAATTAAAGAGGTTTATACCGATACTTTTGATCTTATAGATTCCTTAACATCACCAAATAATAACACAGTAGAAAATAAAAATACTATCAATAATATGACCAACAATAACTTAAATCAGATTTTATATGGTCCACCTGGCACAGGAAAAACTCACAGACTTAAAAATGAGTTTTTTGATAAATTCACTCTTAAGAAACCATCATTATCTAGAGAACAATTTCTTGAATTTTTTGCTTCAGAAATGAATTGGTGGCAAATCATTAGTGTTGTCGTCTATGATTTAGAAAGCGCAAAAGTAAATGATATATACGATCATGAATTAGTCAAAGTAAAAGAAAAATTATCTAATTCAAGAACAGTAACAAGTACAATTTGGGAACAATTACAAAGACATACTACTTTAGACTGTAAAAATGTAAACGTAAAAATAAAAGACAGATCAGAACCACTATACTTCAGTAAAGATGAGAAATCAAATTGGACTATTGATAGTGAATTATTAAAACAATATTATCCAAAAGCTTTTGAAATTTTAGATTATATTCAAAACTTCACAGGAAATGAAGATATCGTATTAAAAAACTATGATTTAGTTACATTTCATCAATCCTTTAGTTATGAAGATTTTATAGAAGGAATAAAACCTAAATTAGAAGATGGAGAAACAGAATTAAATTTCGAAATCAAGGATGGAATATTTAAAAAAATTTGCTTAAAAGCTGAAGCTAATCCAAATAATAATTATGCCATTTTTATTGACGAAATTAACAGGGGAAATGTTTCTGCAATTTTTGGGGAATTAATTACTCTAATTGAAGAAGATAAGAGACTCGGTGCGAAAAACGAACTTAAAATAAAATTACCTTATTCTAAAAGCGAGTTTGGAGTTCCTTCTAATCTTTACATAATAGGAACAATGAATACTGCCGACAGAAGCGTAGAAGCTTTAGATACTGCTCTAAGAAGACGTTTTTGTTTTGTTGAAATGATGCCTGATTTAGAAGTCGTCTCAGGGAAAAATTTTACTGATTATGATAGAGTCCAAATAATGAAAAAAATTAATCAACGAATAGAATTGTTGTTGGATCGTAATTACACTTTAGGGCATTCATATTTTATCAAAGAAGATTTTACGAATTCTTTTAAAGATGAGATTATCCCTTTACTACAAGAATATTTCTATAATGATTGTGGAAAAATAGGTTTAATTTTAGGAAGAGGATTTGTAAGAGAAAAAGAAATTTCGAAAAACAATAATGCTTCCCTATTTGCTGATTTTGATACTAAAAATGAAGTTGATATAATTAAATCATATGAAATAATTCCTTTTGACGAGATTGATTTTAAAATTGCAATAGAAACATTATTAGCTTAA
- a CDS encoding McrC family protein — protein MLKENTIQVFEHAFLPIKRKFEQRHFVALSKLNALHNYKYFDLRHNGIKLKQFVGVIQVAGLTIEILPKIDNHNGDEALWQKALIEMLRVTKKLKVQKVDQANVNRQNIHLLDLYFEWFLNEVQLLIHHGLIKQYYKETNNVKALKGKLEFAGHISKNLVHKERFYTTHQVYEKDHLVHQILFKALDIVEKCTKGNYLYSKCKTVQLDFPEVKNMSVTEATFSKIPKTRKTAPYETALTISKFIILNFAPNISSGSENMLALLFDMNSLWEQYILARLRQSTREITVYGQQSNQFWNGISIRPDIVLDNGFDKFIIDTKWKNISYNNPSTHDLRQMYVYNDYWFSTKAMLLYPSNETEAPEFKHFEKNSSRQNQHQCALGKISIFDKDGTTLNKNIGDCIIDWFIKS, from the coding sequence ATGCTCAAAGAAAATACCATACAAGTTTTTGAACACGCTTTTCTTCCTATAAAAAGGAAGTTCGAGCAGCGTCATTTTGTGGCTCTTTCTAAACTAAACGCATTACATAATTACAAATATTTTGATTTACGGCATAATGGAATAAAACTCAAACAATTTGTAGGTGTTATTCAAGTAGCCGGACTAACAATTGAAATTTTACCTAAAATAGATAATCACAATGGTGATGAAGCATTATGGCAAAAAGCTCTAATAGAAATGCTTCGCGTTACCAAAAAATTGAAAGTACAAAAAGTAGATCAGGCAAATGTAAACAGACAAAATATTCATTTGTTGGATCTTTATTTTGAGTGGTTTTTAAATGAAGTCCAATTATTAATTCATCATGGATTAATAAAACAGTATTATAAAGAAACTAATAATGTTAAAGCATTAAAAGGTAAACTTGAATTTGCAGGACATATCAGTAAAAATCTGGTACATAAAGAAAGATTCTACACCACTCACCAAGTTTATGAAAAAGATCATCTTGTTCATCAAATTCTATTTAAAGCTTTAGATATTGTAGAAAAATGTACTAAAGGAAATTATTTATATTCCAAATGTAAAACAGTACAACTAGATTTTCCTGAAGTAAAAAACATGTCAGTCACTGAAGCTACATTTTCTAAAATTCCTAAAACTAGAAAAACTGCTCCTTATGAAACTGCATTGACAATTTCAAAATTCATTATTTTAAATTTTGCGCCAAATATTTCAAGTGGTTCAGAAAATATGTTGGCTTTGCTGTTCGATATGAATTCTTTATGGGAACAATACATATTGGCTAGATTAAGACAATCTACTAGAGAGATAACTGTGTATGGTCAGCAATCAAATCAATTTTGGAATGGTATTTCAATACGGCCTGATATTGTTTTAGATAATGGATTCGATAAATTCATTATAGATACAAAATGGAAAAACATTTCCTATAACAATCCTTCAACACATGATTTGCGCCAAATGTATGTGTATAATGATTATTGGTTTTCAACAAAAGCCATGCTTTTATATCCATCCAATGAAACAGAAGCACCTGAATTTAAACATTTTGAAAAAAATAGTTCAAGACAAAATCAGCATCAATGTGCACTAGGAAAAATCTCTATTTTTGATAAAGATGGTACAACATTAAATAAAAATATCGGAGATTGTATAATAGATTGGTTTATTAAGTCATAA
- a CDS encoding Na+/H+ antiporter produces the protein MENITVIIMLLFGVAFLSLISKKYNFPIPIVLVLCGVIISVIPGLPVIALSPEVVFIVFLPPLLYHAAWYTSWSDFKQTIRPITLAAVGLVLFTTVAVAVAAHMLIDDISWPLAFLLGAIVSPPDAVSATSITKGLGLHPRLIAILEGESLVNDASGLVAYKYALTAITAGNFVLWQAGLNFVIMSVLGIAIGLGVGYIMSFIHKKFVCDEVIEATLTLLTPFASYLIAEHFEASGVLAVVATGLFLSARSGTIFTHESRIMTGTIWSVLTNILNGLIFILIGLQLRQIIEGIGDYSGWSLFIWGASVSIVVILVRFLWVIPATLLPRYISKKIRLQEEFDFRNMIVFGWSGMRGVVSMAAALALPLMMNETEAFPLRNLIIYLVFCVILSTLVIQGLTLPWLIKKLKIEKYSIIAEEYEIRNIIVSQTITHIEDNFSLLNDDLLHNIKSKYEVKFNRLQKTELPANFFGKGNIMGGEIFNDFTKLQIDLLNVERNKLESMHKSGSVNEEIFRKIEKELDLEETRLWMEMYEE, from the coding sequence ATGGAAAATATTACCGTAATTATCATGTTACTTTTCGGGGTTGCATTCCTAAGCCTTATCAGTAAAAAATACAATTTCCCCATTCCGATTGTGCTGGTGCTTTGCGGAGTCATTATTAGCGTCATTCCGGGACTTCCGGTCATTGCTTTAAGTCCCGAAGTGGTGTTTATTGTCTTCTTGCCGCCGCTTTTGTATCACGCGGCGTGGTACACCAGTTGGTCAGATTTTAAACAAACAATCCGACCAATTACTTTGGCGGCCGTAGGTTTGGTACTTTTTACTACTGTTGCCGTGGCTGTTGCGGCACATATGCTAATAGATGATATCTCCTGGCCGTTAGCTTTTTTATTGGGTGCGATCGTTTCGCCTCCTGATGCGGTTTCGGCTACTTCTATTACAAAAGGTTTGGGTTTGCATCCGAGGTTAATTGCGATTCTTGAAGGTGAAAGTCTGGTGAATGATGCCAGTGGTCTGGTCGCTTACAAATATGCTTTGACTGCTATTACTGCCGGAAATTTTGTCCTCTGGCAAGCCGGACTGAACTTTGTGATCATGTCGGTTTTAGGAATCGCCATTGGATTGGGCGTAGGATATATCATGAGTTTTATTCATAAAAAGTTTGTCTGCGATGAGGTGATCGAAGCGACATTAACTTTACTAACGCCTTTTGCTTCGTACTTAATTGCAGAACATTTTGAAGCTTCGGGAGTTTTGGCCGTAGTGGCAACCGGACTTTTTCTTTCGGCAAGATCAGGAACGATTTTCACGCACGAAAGCCGAATCATGACGGGAACAATCTGGAGTGTTCTAACCAATATTCTAAACGGATTGATCTTTATCTTAATCGGATTGCAGTTGCGACAAATTATCGAAGGAATCGGGGATTACTCTGGTTGGTCTTTGTTTATTTGGGGCGCTTCGGTAAGTATTGTCGTGATTTTGGTGCGTTTTTTATGGGTGATTCCGGCGACTTTGCTGCCAAGATATATCAGTAAAAAAATCCGTTTGCAGGAGGAATTCGATTTCAGGAACATGATTGTTTTTGGCTGGTCCGGAATGCGTGGGGTGGTGTCGATGGCTGCGGCTTTAGCGCTTCCGCTAATGATGAACGAAACGGAGGCATTCCCATTACGAAACCTCATCATTTATCTGGTATTTTGTGTGATTCTTTCGACTTTGGTCATTCAGGGATTGACACTTCCTTGGCTGATTAAAAAACTAAAAATCGAAAAGTATTCCATAATCGCCGAAGAATATGAGATAAGAAACATCATCGTTTCGCAAACCATTACCCATATCGAAGATAATTTCTCGTTACTCAACGATGACTTGCTCCACAACATCAAAAGCAAATACGAGGTAAAATTCAACCGCCTCCAAAAAACTGAACTCCCAGCCAATTTCTTCGGGAAAGGAAATATAATGGGCGGCGAGATCTTCAACGATTTCACCAAACTTCAAATCGATCTTTTGAATGTGGAACGCAACAAACTAGAATCGATGCACAAATCCGGTTCTGTCAATGAAGAGATTTTCAGGAAGATTGAGAAGGAACTGGATTTGGAGGAGACGAGGTTGTGGATGGAGATGTATGAGGAGTAG